A genome region from Ursus arctos isolate Adak ecotype North America unplaced genomic scaffold, UrsArc2.0 scaffold_18, whole genome shotgun sequence includes the following:
- the LRRC8A gene encoding volume-regulated anion channel subunit LRRC8A, which yields MIPVTELRYFADTQPAYRILKPWWDVFTDYISIVMLMIAVFGGTLQVTQDKMICLPCKWVTKDSCNDSFRGWAAPGPEPTYPNATVLPTPGTGPTGIKYDLDRHQYNYVDAVCYENRLHWFAKYFPYLVLLHTLIFLACSNFWFKFPRTSSKLEHFVSILLKCFDSPWTTRALSETVVEESDPKPAFSKMNGSMDKKSSTVSEDVEATVPMLQRTKSRIEQGIVDRSETGVLDKKEGEQAKALFEKVKKFRTHVEEGDIVYRLYMRQTIIKVIKFILIICYTVYYVHNIKFDVDCTVDIESLTGYRTYRCAHPLATLFKILASFYISLVIFYGLICVYTLWWMLRRSLKKYSFESIREESSYSDIPDVKNDFAFMLHLIDQYDPLYSKRFAVFLSEVSENKLRQLNLNNEWTLDKLRQRLTKNAQDKLELHLFMLSGIPDTVFDLVELEVLKLELIPDVTIPPSIAQLTGLKELWLYHTAAKIEAPALAFLRENLRALHIKFTDIKEIPLWIYSLKTLEELHLTGNLSAENNRYIVIDGLRELKRLKVLRLKSNLSKLPQVVTDVGVHLQKLSINNEGTKLIVLNSLKKMVNLTELELIRCDLERIPHSIFSLHNLQEIDLKDNNLKTIEEIISFQHLHRLTCLKLWYNHIAYIPIQIGNLTNLERLYLNRNKIEKIPTQLFYCRKLRYLDLSHNNLTFLPADIGLLQNLQNLAVTANRIEALPPELFQCRKLRALHLGNNVLQSLPSRVGELTNLTQIELRGNRLECLPVELGECPLLKRSGLVVEEDLFNTLPPEVKERLWRADKEQA from the exons ATGATTCCAGTGACAGAGCTCCGCTACTTCGCGGACACGCAGCCAGCGTACCGGATCCTGAAGCCGTGGTGGGACGTGTTCACCGACTACATCTCCATTGTCATGCTGATGATTGCGGTCTTCGGGGGCACGCTGCAGGTCACCCAGGACAAGATGATCTGCCTGCCTTGTAAGTGGGTCACCAAGGACTCGTGCAATGACTCGTTCCGGGGCTGGGCGGCCCCGGGCCCGGAGCCCACCTACCCGAACGCCACAGTGCTGCCGACCCCTGGCACGGGCCCCACGGGCATCAAGTACGACCTGGACCGGCACCAGTACAACTACGTGGACGCCGTCTGCTACGAGAACCGCCTGCACTGGTTCGCCAAGTACTTCCCCTACCTGGTGCTTCTGCACACGCTCATCTTCCTGGCCTGCAGCAACTTCTGGTTCAAGTTCCCACGCACCAGCTCGAAGCTGGAGCACTTCGTGTCCATCCTGCTCAAGTGCTTCGACTCGCCCTGGACCACCCGGGCCCTGTCCGAGACGGTGGTGGAGGAGAGCGACCCCAAGCCGGCCTTCAGCAAGATGAATGGCTCCATGGACAAGAAGTCGTCGACGGTCAGCGAGGACGTGGAGGCCACCGTACCCATGCTGCAGCGGACCAAGTCCCGGATCGAGCAGGGCATCGTGGACCGCTCGGAGACGGGCGTGCTGGAcaagaaggagggggagcaggCCAAGGCGCTCTTCGAGAAGGTGAAGAAGTTCCGCACGCACGTGGAGGAGGGGGACATCGTGTACCGCCTGTACATGCGGCAGACCATCATCAAGGTGATCAAGTTCATCCTCATCATCTGCTACACCGTCTACTACGTGCACAACATCAAGTTCGACGTGGACTGCACCGTGGACATCGAGAGCCTGACGGGCTACCGCACCTACCGCTGCGCGCACCCCCTGGCTACGCTCTTCAAGATCCTGGCGTCCTTCTACATCAGCCTGGTCATCTTCTACGGGCTCATCTGCGTGTACACGCTCTGGTGGATGCTGCGGCGCTCCCTCAAGAAGTACTCGTTCGAGTCCATCCGCGAGGAGAGCAGCTACAGCGACATCCCCGACGTCAAGAACGACTTCGCCTTCATGCTGCACCTCATCGACCAGTACGACCCGCTCTACTCGAAGCGCTTCGCCGTCTTCCTCTCGGAGGTGAGTGAGAACAAGCTGCGGCAGCTGAACCTCAACAACGAGTGGACGCTGGACAAGCTGCGGCAGCGGCTCACCAAGAACGCGCAGGACAAGCTGGAACTGCACCTGTTCATGCTCAGCGGCATCCCCGACACCGTGTTCGACCTGGTGGAGCTGGAGGTGCTGAAGCTGGAGCTGATCCCGGACGTGACCATCCCGCCCAGCATCGCCCAGCTCACGGGCCTCAAGGAGCTGTGGCTGTACCACACGGCGGCCAAGATCGAGGCGCCCGCCCTGGCTTTCCTGCGCGAGAACCTGCGCGCCCTGCATATCAAGTTCACGGACATCAAGGAGATCCCGCTGTGGATCTACAGCCTGAAGACCCTGGAGGAGCTGCACCTGACGGGCAACCTGAGCGCCGAGAACAACCGCTACATCGTCATCGACGGGCTGCGCGAGCTCAAGCGCCTCAAGGTGCTGCGGCTCAAGAGCAACCTGAGCAAGCTGCCGCAGGTGGTCACCGACGTGGGCGTGCACCTGCAGAAGCTATCCATCAACAACGAGGGCACCAAGCTCATCGTGCTCAACAGCCTCAAGAAGATGGTCAACCTCACCGAGCTGGAGCTGATCCGCTGCGACCTGGAGCGCATCCCGCACTCCATCTTCAGCCTGCACAACCTGCAGGAGATCGACCTCAAGGACAACAACCTCAAGACCATCGAGGAGATCATCAGCTTCCAGCACCTGCACCGCCTCACCTGCCTGAAGCTCTGGTACAACCACATTGCCTACATCCCCATCCAGATCGGCAACCTCACCAACCTCGAGCGTCTCTACCTGAACCGCAACAAGATCGAGAAGATCCCCACCCAGCTCTTCTACTGCCGCAAGCTGCGCTACCTGGACCTCAGCCACAACAACCTGACCTTCCTCCCCGCCGACATTGGCCTCCTGCAGAACCTCCAGAACCTGGCTGTCACGGCCAACCGG ATCGAGGCGCTGCCCCCGGAACTCTTCCAGTGCCGGAAGCTGAGGGCCCTGCACCTGGGCAACAACGTGCTGCAGTCGCTGCCCTCGAGGGTGGGCGAGCTCACCAACCTGACGCAGATCGAGCTGCGGGGCAACCGGCTGGAGTGCCTGCCGGTGGAGCTGGGCGAGTGCCCGCTGCTCAAGCGCAGCgggctggtggtggaggaggacCTGTTCAACACGCTGCCGCCCGAGGTCAAGGAGCGGCTGTGGAGGGCCGACAAGGAGCAGGCCTGA